Below is a window of Labilibaculum sp. DW002 DNA.
TCGTCCTCTTTCTATGGAAGATGTAGTAAAAGGTATTCCAACAATTCGCGAGAAAGTTGGCGATCGTGCTATTCTTCGTTCAATGCACTTCCAGGGAGATAATGCTCGCGTTGTAGATCAGGTTGCTGCTTTAGAGGCTAACGAATTCCAAAAATTCTTAGGTCTTGTTATTGAGTCAGGATTTAGCTCATACATGTACAATCAAAATATTTTTGTTGGTGGACAATCTCAACATCAAAACGTTGCTCTTGCATTGGCTTTAAGCGAACAAGTTCTTAAAGGTAAAGGTGCATGGCGTGTTCATGGTGGAGGATTTGCTGGAACCATCCAGGCTTTCGTTCCTAATGATGTTTTAGAGGATTACATTTCAACACTAGAATCAGTATTTGGCGAAGGTAACTGCCATAAACTATTCATTAGAGCTGAGGGATCAGTTAAAGTAGAATTATAATAAAATGAATTAGGTAGTTGGGTAAAATAATTTATCCAACTGCTTTTGTATTATATCAAACACATTTATACAATAATCATGGGAAATTCAAAAACGAATTACGCGGTTCCTTTTGCAATTATGTCCTTTCTACTTTTCCTTTTAGGATTTGTAACATGGATTAATAACATCTTGGTTCCATTTATGAAAGCACAGTTTACAATTACTGAATTTCAAGCTCAGTTAGTAAGTGCCGCTTTCTTTGGTGCATATATCATATCCATACCAGTTGGTGGAATTGTTAAAAAAATTGGTTACAAAAAGAGTGTAATCATTGGTTCGGTGATTACAGGTATTGGTTGTGCTATTTTTGTTCCAGCTTTAGGAATTGGTTACGGCATGGTATTGGCAGGTCTTTTTATCACAGCTATAGGTGTGGTAGTATTGCAAGTTGCTGCTAACCCTTATGTAATTGCTTTAGGTACTCCTGAAACGTCTGCTTCTCGTTTAACTTTAGCAATGGCAATCAATTCAAGTGCTGCTGTATTAGCTCCAATTATTGGTGGATTCATTATTGAATCAAATGAAGGAAACGTTATCGTTCATGAAAACATGGCAAAAATAATGTTTATTGCATTGGCGGCTATTTCTATATTAACAGCAGTTATTTTAGTTTTCATGCATTTACCTGCTATTGAAGGTGAAGAAGAGGATGCTACAGATAAAAGTGCTGGTCGTAGTGCTTGGAGTTTCCCTCACTTAATTTTAGGTTTCCTTGCTATTGGTATGTATATGGGACTTGAGGTTGGAGTTGGTAACTACTTCTTAAACTATGTGGAGTACAATGTTGAAGGAAAAACAATGGCATATGCAACCATGATTTTAGGTTTTTATCCTGCAGGTTTCTTTGTGGGTAGATTGTTGGGAGCAGGTCTTTTAAAGAAGTACGAGGCATCAAAAGTTCTCTTGGTAAACTCGCTTATTTGTGTTGCTCTGTTAGGTGTATTCTTTTTAACTAAAGGAACTTCATTCTCAATATGGCCATTAATCGCTCAAGGATTATTCTTATCAATTATGTGGTCGGTACTTTTCGATCTTTCTATGAAAGACATTCCTGTAGCTGCAGCAAAACTAGGATCAGGTATTATCTGTACTGGTGTAGTATTTGTTGGTGTTTGGATGATAATCATGGGTAAAGTAGTAGATGCTACTGGTAATTTATTACCTGATGGAACAATTGATGCTGCATCTTGTAACTATAGTGCTGCTTATCTATTTTTCTTCTTCTTTTACGCATATATTATTTTCTTTGCTTTAAAAGGTGCTAAAATAAGAAGAAAAATAGCTTAATTTTATTATCCAATATTCATTCAAAAAAGATTTTAAAATGCGTGCTTACACACTTAAAAATAAGAATATAGAAATCACCTTCATCGAAAGAGGAGGACAGATTACATCAATAAAAGTACCAGATGCAAAAGGTAACATTGAAGATGTTGTAGTTGGTTACGACAGCATGGATGAAATTCTTGCAGGCGATGGATACTTTGGAGCATTATGCGGTCGTTATGCCAACAGAATTGTTGGTGGTAAATTTGAAATTGAAGGAGAAAAATTTCAATTAGACTGTAACAATGAAACAAACCATTTACATGGTGGTGTTAATGGGTTCAATTCAAAAAACTGGACAGTTACACCAATTACACTTGATAAATTTGTACAAGCTTACAAATTAAGCTTAACAAGTGAAGATGGTGAGGAAAAGTATCCTGGAAAATTAGAAGTATCTGTTATTTATGGAGTAACTGAAGACAATCAATTTGTTATTGAGTACGAAGCAGAAACATCTAAGCCTACAATAATTAATTTAACCAGTCATGCTTACTTTAATTTACATGGAGCAGGAAAAGCTTCTGCAGAGAATCATACACTTCAGTTAAATGCTTCTAATTACACGCCAATTTCGGCAGAATTAGGAACTGTATCTGGTGAGATTACTCCGGTAGTAGGTACGCCATTTGATTTTACAAGTGCGAAAACTGTAAAGTCTGCTTGCGATACAGATCATGAACAAATTAATATGATTAGCGGAATCGATCACAACTTTGTTCTAAATAATTGCGATGGTTCAACAAAATTAGTGGGTACGCTTTGCGATCCTGTATCAGGACGTAAAATGGAAGTTTATACCGATCAACCAGGTATTCAGATTTATACTGGGGCTCATTTTGATGGTTCAGAAACTGGGAAGAATGGTGCTCCGATCGAAGCTTGTGCTGGAATCGCGATGGAAACTCAGATTTTCCCTGATTCACCAAATCATGATCATTACCCTAATGCTGAATTAAAGCCAGGGGAGAAATACAAGCACGTTTGTATTTATAAGTTTTGCTAATATAGGTTTCCTTAAAAAGAAACTTGTTG
It encodes the following:
- a CDS encoding aldose epimerase family protein, producing the protein MRAYTLKNKNIEITFIERGGQITSIKVPDAKGNIEDVVVGYDSMDEILAGDGYFGALCGRYANRIVGGKFEIEGEKFQLDCNNETNHLHGGVNGFNSKNWTVTPITLDKFVQAYKLSLTSEDGEEKYPGKLEVSVIYGVTEDNQFVIEYEAETSKPTIINLTSHAYFNLHGAGKASAENHTLQLNASNYTPISAELGTVSGEITPVVGTPFDFTSAKTVKSACDTDHEQINMISGIDHNFVLNNCDGSTKLVGTLCDPVSGRKMEVYTDQPGIQIYTGAHFDGSETGKNGAPIEACAGIAMETQIFPDSPNHDHYPNAELKPGEKYKHVCIYKFC
- a CDS encoding MFS transporter, which encodes MGNSKTNYAVPFAIMSFLLFLLGFVTWINNILVPFMKAQFTITEFQAQLVSAAFFGAYIISIPVGGIVKKIGYKKSVIIGSVITGIGCAIFVPALGIGYGMVLAGLFITAIGVVVLQVAANPYVIALGTPETSASRLTLAMAINSSAAVLAPIIGGFIIESNEGNVIVHENMAKIMFIALAAISILTAVILVFMHLPAIEGEEEDATDKSAGRSAWSFPHLILGFLAIGMYMGLEVGVGNYFLNYVEYNVEGKTMAYATMILGFYPAGFFVGRLLGAGLLKKYEASKVLLVNSLICVALLGVFFLTKGTSFSIWPLIAQGLFLSIMWSVLFDLSMKDIPVAAAKLGSGIICTGVVFVGVWMIIMGKVVDATGNLLPDGTIDAASCNYSAAYLFFFFFYAYIIFFALKGAKIRRKIA